Genomic segment of Paraburkholderia agricolaris:
GGCCGCGGCGAAATTCGCGCAGACCAGCTACCCGAGCACCTCGATGGCTGACCTCGCCGCCGCCAGCGGCACCTCGAAAGCGCGCCTGTACCACTATTACGCGAGCAAGGAAGCGATCCTGTTCGATCTGCTCGACCGCTACACGAAGCGGCTGATGCTAATCATCGCGGAGGTGGAAGGGGCAAGCCAACGCCGCGGACTGTCCGAGCGGGAAACCTTCGCGGAACTGATCCGCGCGTTTCTGTCCGAGTACGAGACGTCGCACAGCCGCCACGTCGCGCTGCTCAACGACGTGAAATATCTGGTCGACACCCAGCGAGAGGTCATCCTGAACCGCCAGCGCGACGTGGTCGCGGCGTTCGCGCGGCAGTTGGCGCGCGCCTATCCGAAACGCGCCACGCGTGAAAACCAGACCGCGCTGACGATGATGGTGTTCGGCATGATCAACTGGACGTTCACCTGGCTCAAGCCGGACGGTCGGATGGGCTACCGTGAATTTGCCGAGCAGGTGGTCAATATGGTGGACCACGGATTGAGCTCTACCGAAGGCTGATTGCGCACGGCAACATTATTCAGACGAAGTAATTGGAGCAAGTGGCCTGAACGCGACAACTTGTCACGAACGCTCGTTCAATTTATTTCTCTTTAATAATCAATGCCATAAAAATAGGGCGCTAGCTTTTTAGGCATTCTCTTCAATTTTAGATACGGGTTTTCCCTAGTGTCAAATCGAGGTTTCCGCTAAAATCGTTTTTGCGGTGCACCATGCCGCTCGATTAAAAGGAGAACCCGACCATGAACATGATTACACCCCGCGCCGCTGAGCCGATCGTCGCACACGATCGTCTGTTGCAGTCAGGCGGTCGTGCGCCTGCTCTGGTCCGCGAACTCACCGCCGTCGACCGCGAGCGGCTGCTAACCCACTTCCTCGCGCTCGGCGAAGACGACCGCCTCCTGCGTTTCGGCCAGATCGTGCCGAACCACGTTATTGAAAACTACGTCCGCGCGATCGATTTCACGCGCGACACGGTTTTTGGCGTGTTCAACAGTCAGCTGCAACTCACTGGCGTCGGCCATTTGGCGTACCTGCCGGCCGAAGGTGACAAGCGCACAGCCGAATTCGGTGTGTCGGTGCTGGAAAGCGCCCGGGGGCGCGGGATCGGCTCCAAGCTATTCGAACGCGCCGCCATCCGTAGCCGCAATACGCATGTCACCACGCTCTACATGCATTGCCTGTCGCGCAATTCGACCATGATGCACATTGCGAAGAAGGCTGGCATGAAGATCGAATACGCGTACGGCGAAGCCGATGCCTATCTGACGCTGCCGCCGGCGGATCAATCGAGCATCATTGCTGAAATGCTGCAGGAGCAAGCCGCGGTGTTCGACTACGCACTCAAGCGCCAGGCGCGTCAGGCGTCGAAGCTGTTCGAATCGTTCATGCCGGCAGCTGAGGCCGCTTAACCGGTCTGCGTTTCGAGCGAAAAAGGGCGGCCTCGCGGCTGCCCTTTTTGTTTGTCTGTCAGTTGACGGTAGCCCGGTGCTCACAAAATCGGCAGCGCCGTCGTCTCCTTGAACTTCTCGAGCGAAAAGCTCGTCTTCACGTCGATCACAGACGGGTGGTGCAGCAACTGCTCCTGCACGAAACGTGAAAAGTGCGCCATATCCTCGACCTGCACACGCAGCAGGTAATCCATATCGCCCGTCATCGCGTGGCACGCAACCACTTCCGGCCACGTCTGCACCGCTGCGCGAAACAGATCGGCATGCGTGGCGCCGCTGCGCGGGCTAAGCGCCGGACCGCTGCGCTTTTCCAGCCGCACGTTGACATAGGCCAGCAGATCGAGCCCGAGCTTTTGCGGATCGAGCAGCGCAACGTAGCCTCGAATCACCCCACTCTCCTCCAACCGACGGATACGCCGTAGACATGGGCTCGGCGACAGATTGATGCGTTCAGCGATCTCCTGATTCGACAGCCGGCCATTCTCCTGAAGGATTGCCAGAATGCGTCTGTCGATGGCGTCTATTTCTATTTTGGCCATTTCCTGCTGCCCATGTTGAAAATCAAGCTAGAAAATAGCTCAAGCGTATCGGCGCACGATTAACTTCGCAAGTTTTCGTCACCAGCCGGCCTTTACACTTGCGTCATTCAGTCGCGCTAACTCGCCTCCTCCCCCACCAGCATTTAGCGTTGCATGGGATCGGAGTAAGTGCTGAAGCGCCAACTCTGGTCGACATAGGAGACAGACAATGCAGGTTTCAACTTGGGAAAACCCGGTCGGCACCGACGGCTTCGAATTCATCGAATACACCGCCCCGGACCCGAAAGCGCTCGGCAAGCTGTTCGAACAGATGGGCTTCACCGCCGTCGCCCGGCATCGTCACAAAGACGTGACGCTGTATCGCCAGGGCGATATCAATTTCATCGTCAACGGGGAACAGCATTCGTTCGCGCAACGTTTCACGCGCCTGCATGGTCCGTCGATCTGCGCGATTGCCTTCCGTGTGCAGGACGCGGCGAAGGCTTACCAGCAGGCTCTGGAAAAAGGCGCCTGGGGCTTCGATAACAAGACCGGCCCGATGGAGCTGAACATCCCGGCAATCAAGGGTATCGGCGACTCGCTGATCTATTTCGTCGACCGCTGGCGCGGCAAAAACGGCGCCGAGACGGGCAGCATTGGCAACATCGATATTTACGACGTCGACTTCGAACCGATCCCGGGCGCGAATCCGAACCCGGTCGGCCACGGCCTGACCTATATCGATCACCTGACGCACAACGTCCATCGCGGCCGCATGCAGGAATGGGCGGAGTTCTACGAGCGCCTGTTCAATTTCCGTGAAGTGCGTTACTTCGACATCGAAGGCAAGGTGACCGGCGTGAAATCGAAGGCGATGACCTCGCCGTGCGGCAAGATCCGCATTCCGATCAACGAAGAAGGCTCGGACGTGGCCGGTCAAATCCAGGAATACCTGGACGAGTACCACGGCGAAGGCATTCAGCACATCGCGCTGGGCAGCAACGACATCTACCGCACGGTGGACGGCTTGCGCGCGGCGAACATCTCGCTGCTCGATACGATCGACACGTACTATGAACTGGTCGATCGCCGCGTGCCGAACCACGGCGAGCCGCTCGACGAATTGCGCAAGCGCAAGATCCTGATCGACGGCGCCCCCGACGACTTGCTGCTGCAAATCTTCACCGAAAACCAGATCGGACCGATCTTCTTCGAGATCATCCAGCGCAAGGGCAACCAGGGCTTCGGCGAGGGCAATTTCAAGGCGCTGTTCGAATCGATCGAGCTGGATCAGATTCGCCGTGGCGTGGTTCAGGACAAGGCCTGACGACTAAAAGCCGGCGCGGAATCTGGGAGAAATAAAAAAGGGCGAGGATCTTGCGATTCTCGCCCTTTGTCGTTTGTGCCGTTGTCCGAAGCCCGGACAGCGGCCGATTTTCAACCGATACGTCGCCTCAGCGACGCATCACGAATTCTGTTCTTCCTCGCCGGCCTTTGTGGATCGTGCAATGCGCTCCACCGCAATGCGCGCCGGCGCGACTTGCGCCGTGCTGGTGATCGCGTTCGACAGCGTCCCTGCGCTGCCCGAGTTGGTGCTCGAGCGTACCGGCGCGCTCATGGCGAAGAATGCGGCCGAAACCATCAGGAACGTCTGGATGTTTCTAGTGTTCATGCGTACTCCTTTTCTAACTGCCCTGCTGTCCTGAAGCTCCACCGAATGCGGAGCGTTGCGCAGACATTGCTCGCAGGTGGGGTGTTAGACAGAAATTTCAACTGCGGTTCCGCAGATTTGTAGTTTTTACAGCTTGTTACAGTGGCGCTCCTGCCCAGGGAGTCTTCCCTTGTGATCCGTCGGAATCACGCTGCGCTGCCGCATTTACGGGTGCGCTGCGGCGGGTTTTTACCAGTGCTACCATCACTTAAAACACGTCAATATGGCGACCCCGGCCATACGCATTCACAAGATGCCGCGGCCCAAAAAGTTTTGGCGATCCCAAACTGGGTGGAGGAGTACACATAATGAATGCCCCGCTAGACGCAGGTCAGCGAGCCTCGCTCGAAGCCGCGCTATCTTCTGTCACGCTCGACGACAAATACACCCTCGAACGCGGCCGCGCGTACATGAGCGGCATCCAGGCGCTGGTGCGTCTGCCGATGTTGCAGCAGGAACGCGACCACGCCGCCGGGCTCAATACCGCGGGGTTTATCTCCGGTTATCGCGGATCGCCACTCGGTGGACTCGACCAGTCTCTGTGGAAAGCGAAGCAGCATCTCGCCGCGCACCGCGTGGTCTTCCAACCCGGTGTCAACGAGGACCTCGCGGCGACCGCCGTATGGGGTTCACAGCAGGTCAATCTGTATCCGAGCGCCAAATACGACGGCGTGTTCTCGATGTGGTACGGCAAGGGTCCGGGCGTCGACCGCTCCGGCGACGTCTTCAAGCACGGTAATTCGGCCGGATCGGCGCAACACGGCGGCGTTCTGGTGCTCGCCGGCGACGACCACGCCGCCAAATCCTCGACACTCGCACATCAGTCGGAACACATCTTCAAGGCGTGTGGCCTGCCGGTGCTGTTTCCGTCGAACGTGCAGGAATATCTGGACTTCGGCCTGCACGGCTGGGCGATGAGCCGCTATTCCGGTTTGTGGGTAGCGATGAAGTGCGTGACCGACGTGGTCGAATCGTCAGCTTCCGTCGATATCGACCCGCACCGCACAAAAATCATTCTGCCGGACGACTTCGCGATGCCCGAAGGCGGCCTGAATATTCGCTGGCCGGATCCGCCATTGGTGCAGGAAGCGCGTCTGCTCGACTACAAGTGGTACGCGGCGCTCGCCTATGTGCGCGCGAACAAACTGGACCGCGTCGAAATCGATTCGCCGCATGCGCGTTTCGGCATCATGACCGGCGGCAAGGCT
This window contains:
- a CDS encoding TetR/AcrR family transcriptional regulator, which encodes MARTRAPDHETQRDQILELAAAKFAQTSYPSTSMADLAAASGTSKARLYHYYASKEAILFDLLDRYTKRLMLIIAEVEGASQRRGLSERETFAELIRAFLSEYETSHSRHVALLNDVKYLVDTQREVILNRQRDVVAAFARQLARAYPKRATRENQTALTMMVFGMINWTFTWLKPDGRMGYREFAEQVVNMVDHGLSSTEG
- a CDS encoding GNAT family N-acetyltransferase, whose amino-acid sequence is MNMITPRAAEPIVAHDRLLQSGGRAPALVRELTAVDRERLLTHFLALGEDDRLLRFGQIVPNHVIENYVRAIDFTRDTVFGVFNSQLQLTGVGHLAYLPAEGDKRTAEFGVSVLESARGRGIGSKLFERAAIRSRNTHVTTLYMHCLSRNSTMMHIAKKAGMKIEYAYGEADAYLTLPPADQSSIIAEMLQEQAAVFDYALKRQARQASKLFESFMPAAEAA
- a CDS encoding Lrp/AsnC family transcriptional regulator, giving the protein MAKIEIDAIDRRILAILQENGRLSNQEIAERINLSPSPCLRRIRRLEESGVIRGYVALLDPQKLGLDLLAYVNVRLEKRSGPALSPRSGATHADLFRAAVQTWPEVVACHAMTGDMDYLLRVQVEDMAHFSRFVQEQLLHHPSVIDVKTSFSLEKFKETTALPIL
- the hppD gene encoding 4-hydroxyphenylpyruvate dioxygenase — its product is MQVSTWENPVGTDGFEFIEYTAPDPKALGKLFEQMGFTAVARHRHKDVTLYRQGDINFIVNGEQHSFAQRFTRLHGPSICAIAFRVQDAAKAYQQALEKGAWGFDNKTGPMELNIPAIKGIGDSLIYFVDRWRGKNGAETGSIGNIDIYDVDFEPIPGANPNPVGHGLTYIDHLTHNVHRGRMQEWAEFYERLFNFREVRYFDIEGKVTGVKSKAMTSPCGKIRIPINEEGSDVAGQIQEYLDEYHGEGIQHIALGSNDIYRTVDGLRAANISLLDTIDTYYELVDRRVPNHGEPLDELRKRKILIDGAPDDLLLQIFTENQIGPIFFEIIQRKGNQGFGEGNFKALFESIELDQIRRGVVQDKA